One window of Nicotiana tomentosiformis chromosome 11, ASM39032v3, whole genome shotgun sequence genomic DNA carries:
- the LOC104106502 gene encoding 12-oxophytodienoate reductase 3 — MANHQDGSNQSLFSPYKMGKFNLSHRIVLAPMTRCRALNSIPQPALAEYYAQRATDGGFLITEGTMISPTSAGFPHVPGIFTKEQVEAWKKIVDVVHSKGAVIFCQLWHVGRASHEVYQPDGGAPISSTEKPISKRWRILMPDGTHGIYPKPRALGTYEISQVVEDYRKAALNAIEAGFDGIEIHGAHGYLIDQFLKDGINDRTDEYGGSLANRCKFIMQVVRAVVTAIGADRVGVRMSPAIDHLDAMDSNPLSLGLAVVERVNKLQLHFGSKLAYLHVTQPRYVAYGQTEAGRVGSEEEEARLMRTLRNAYQGTFICSGGYTQELGIEAVAQGDADLVSYGRLFISNPDLVMRFKLNAPLTKYNRKTFYTQDPIVGFTDYPFLQGNGSNVPLSRL, encoded by the exons ATGGCTAATCATCAAGATGGAAGCAACCAAAGCCTATTCTCTCCTTACAAAATGGGGAAGTTCAACCTTTCCCACAG GATAGTATTGGCTCCAATGACAAGGTGCAGAGCACTGAATAGTATTCCACAGCCAGCGCTGGCGGAGTATTATGCGCAGAGAGCAACGGACGGTGGATTTCTCATCACTGAAGGCACTATGATTTCTCCAACTTCAGCTGG GTTTCCACATGTGCCAGGGATTTTCACAAAAGAGCAAGTAGAGGCATGGAAGAAAATTGTTGATGTAGTACATTCAAAAGGTGCTGTCATATTTTGTCAGTTGTGGCATGTTGGTCGCGCATCTCACGAAG TGTATCAACCTGATGGAGGTGCACCAATATCTTCAACTGAGAAGCCAATATCAAAGAGATGGAGAATACTAATGCCAGATGGAACTCATGGTATTTATCCAAAACCAAGGGCTCTTGGAACCTATGAGATCTCACAAGTGGTTGAAGATTATCGCAAGGCAGCCTTAAATGCTATTGAAGCAG GTTTTGATGGTATCGAAATCCATGGAGCTCACGGTTACTTGATTGACCAATTCTTGAAAGATGGGATCAACGACCGGACAGATGAATATGGTGGATCACTAGCCAACCGTTGCAAATTCATAATGCAGGTGGTTCGAGCAGTCGTTACAGCAATAGGTGCTGATCGCGTAGGTGTAAGGATGTCACCAGCAATAGATCATCTCGACGCCATGGATTCAAATCCACTCAGCCTAGGCTTAGCGGTTGTTGAAAGAGTAAACAAACTCCAACTCCATTTTGGTTCCAAACTTGCTTATCTTCATGTAACTCAGCCACGATACGTTGCCTATGGGCAAACTGAAGCAGGTAGGGTTGGAAGTGAAGAGGAGGAAGCGCGTTTAATGAGGACACTGAGAAACGCGTATCAGGGGACGTTCATTTGTAGTGGCGGATATACTCAGGAGCTAGGAATTGAGGCTGTGGCACAAGGTGATGCTGATCTTGTGTCATATGGTCGCCTTTTCATTTCTAATCCTGATTTGGTTATGAGGTTTAAGCTTAATGCACCTCTAACTAAGTATAATAGGAAGACATTTTATACTCAAGATCCAATTGTAGGGTTCACAGATTACCCTTTTCTTCAAGGGAATGGAAGCAACGTACCCTTGTCGCGTCTGTGA
- the LOC104106501 gene encoding large ribosomal subunit protein P2-like, which yields MKVIAAYLLAQLGGNTNPSADDLRKILNSVGAEIDESKIELLLSQVKGKDITELIAAGKQQLASTSMAFGYGAASSVVNGAENNVAQVAVEEKKEEEKKEESDEEEDFNFSLFD from the coding sequence ATGAAGGTGATTGCAGCCTATTTGTTGGCACAATTGGGTGGCAACACTAATCCTTCTGCTGATGATTTGAGGAAAATCTTGAATTCTGTTGGAGCTGAAATTGATGAGTCTAAAATCGAACTATTATTGTCACAAGTTAAAGGCAAAGATATTACTGAGTTAATTGCTGCTGGCAAACAACAATTGGCTTCTACTTCTATGGCTTTTGGATATGGTGCTGCTTCTTCtgttgtcaatggtgctgaaaatAATGTTGCTCAAGTTGCTGTTGAAGAGAAAAAGGAGGAGGAAAAGAAAGAAGAGTCTGATGAAGAAGAAGATTTTAACTTTAGTCTCTTTGATTAG
- the LOC104106500 gene encoding uncharacterized protein yields the protein MDTTSLAISRDAAPSSTTSSAAEDDGALSVNSGLAKEAALLFQSGKFADCCRVLHQLLQKKERDPKVLHNIAIAENFQDGCSNPKKLIDELNNAKKRSEELARAASDQAEPANNVGTKAVTGVNGSNSAPRELSSQQSSTLVYADEFDPSVTMYNLAVCWFHLHEHAKAFSILEGLFQNIEPIDEEIAKRICLLLLDVALLTQNAARSADVISYVEKVFCSSSLLGQVDNGNSAQPTASSIVVKSASFPSNSTIPDSSNPDSPAAGITSDGSLSRTLSEEGLEDDALHLISSMEIGGQNLPRQSGLKSKNDSIRSQTDESISTADMRIKLHLCKVRFLLLTRNLKAAKREVKMAMNTARAKDHSMALYLKSQLEYARGNHRKAIKLLMASSNRTEMGISSIYYNNLGCIYYRLGKHHTSSVLFAKALSNSSSLRKEQPLKLSTISQDKSLLITYNCGVQYLACGKPLQAASCFYKATQVFYNRPLLWLRIAECCLMALEKGLLKASGTAASDRSEVKVHVVGKGKWRQLVMEDGILRNGQESLSGAEDLVVNDRQPKLSVLLARQCLLNALHLLNCSESKGHKSMQPRASGLEESETGEAVPSKSANSKNGSTGDPKALNVAASGQINANGEVKEQKGVSSQHASLSSSICEYEATGRKENLMIEQAVLADLAFVELELGNPLRALTIATSLLKVQECSKIYIFLGNVYAAEALCLLNRPKEAVEHLSTYIAGSKCVDLPFSQEDSEMWRQEKTLDFEDTNGGSATLNSFPSEESQAFVFLKPEEARGMLFANLAAMSVMQGDIEQAQNYAVQALSTKPQRPEAILTAVYVDLLRGRSQEALTKLKHCSRIRFLPGSPTLNGSS from the exons TCTACATAACATTGCCATTGCTGAGAACTTTCAAGATGGTTGCTCCAATCCTAAGAAGCTGATTGATGAACTTAATAATGCTAAG AAAAGAAGTGAAGAGCTTGCTCGTGCTGCTAGCGACCAGGCAGAGCCTGCTAACAATGTTGGAACCAAAGCTGTGACAGGAGTTAATGGAAGTAACAGTGCACCACGGGAGCTATCTTCTCAACAGAGTTCCACACTTGTTTACGCTGATGAGTTTGACCCCTCAGTGACCATGTACAATCTA GCAGTTTGCTGGTTTCATTTGCATGAACATGCAAAAGCATTTTCAATTTTGGAAGGATTGTTTCAGAACATTGAACCAATCGACGAG GAAATAGCCAAGCGCATTTGCCTCTTATTGTTGGATGTTGCATTACTTACTCAAAATGCAGCAAGATCGGCG GATGTGATCAGTTATGTGGAGAAGGTCTTTTGTAGCAGTAGTTTATTAGGTCAAGTTGACAACGGAAACTCTGCACAGCCAACAGCTTCATCCATCGTGGTGAAATCGGCTTCATTTCCTAGCAATTCAACTATTCCTGATTCATCCAATCCAGATTCACCTGCTGCAGGAATTACCTCTGATGGTTCTTTGTCTAGGACATTATCAGAAGAGGGACTTGAAGATGATGCTCTGCATTTAATATCATCCATGGAGATTGGTGGGCAGAATTTACCACGACAGTCTGGCTTGAAATCGAAAAATGATTCAATAAGGAGCCAAACTGATGAATCTATCTCAACTGCTGATATGAGGATTAAACTGCACCTTTGCAAGGTCCGGTTTCTTCTCCTCACCAGGAATCTCAAGGCAGCTAAGCGTGAAGTTAAGATGGCTATGAACACAGCACGGGCGAAGGATCATTCTATGGCTCTCTATCTGAAGTCCCAGCTTGAATATGCGCGCGGGAATCATCGAAAAGCGATCAAGCTCTTGATGGCATCAAGTAATCGGACAGAAATGGGAATTTCTAGCATATACTACAACAATCTGGGGTGCATATACTATCGACTTGGCAAGCATCATACCTCTTCTGTACTTTTTGCCAAGGCTCTGAGTAATAGTTCCTCTCTCCGGAAAGAGCAGCCTCTAAAGCTCTCAACCATCTCACAGGATAAGTCTCTTCTCATAACATATAACTGTGGTGTGCAGTACCTGGCTTGTGGGAAACCATTACAAGCCGCAAGCTGTTTCTATAAGGCCACTCAGGTTTTCTATAATAGGCCTCTTTTATGGCTGCGGATTGCAGAATGTTGTCTGATGGCCCTTGAAAAGGGACTGCTCAAGGCCAGTGGTACTGCTGCTTCTGACAGGTCTGAAGTTAAAGTTCATGTCGTTGGAAAAGGAAAGTGGAGGCAACTTGTTATGGAAGATGGGATATTAAGAAATGGACAGGAATCTCTTTCAGGTGCAGAAGATTTGGTGGTTAATGATAGACAGCCTAAGTTATCAGTATTACTGGCTCGTCAGTGTCTTCTGAATGCACTGCATCTACTGAACTGTTCTGAATCAAAAGGTCACAAGTCCATGCAGCCTCGTGCTTCTGGTCTGGAAGAAAGTGAAACAGGAGAAGCAGTACCATCCAAGAGTGCAAACAGTAAGAATGGGTCAACTGGTGACCCTAAGGCACTGAATGTGGCAGCATCAGGTCAGATTAATGCAAACGGGGAGGTGAAGGAGCAAAAGGGTGTGAGCAGTCAACATGCCTCCTTATCGAGTTCTATCTGTGAGTATGAAGCCACTGGTAGAAAAGAGAATCTGATGATTGAGCAAGCTGTATTGGCTGATTTGGCTTTTGTAGAGCTGGAATTGGGAAATCCATTGAGGGCCCTTACAATTGCAACATCTCTCTTGAAAGTCCAAGAATGTTCTAAAATATACATCTTTCTTGGCAATGTGTATGCAGCTGAGGCTCTGTGCTTGCTAAACCGGCCAAAAGAAGCTGTGGAACATTTGTCAACATATATCGCTGGTAGCAAGTGTGTTGATCTACCGTTTAGTCAAGAGGATTCTGAAATGTGGAGACAGGAGAAAACATTGGATTTTGAAGATACTAATGGTGGATCAGCGACTTTGAATTCCTTTCCATCAGAGGAATCTCAAGCATTTGTGTTCCTCAAGCCAGAAGAGGCACGCGGAATGCTCTTTGCAAACTTAGCTGCCATGTCTGTGATGCAAGGAGACATCGAACAGGCCCAAAATTATGCAGTACAAGCACTTTCCACAAAACCTCAACGTCCTGAAGCTATTCTTACTGCAGTATACGTGGATCTTTTGCGAGGAAGATCACAAGAAGCTCTCACCAAGTTGAAACACTGCAGTCGTATTAGGTTCCTACCCGGCAGTCCAACTTTAAATGGTTCATCTTAA